The following proteins are co-located in the Echinicola sp. 20G genome:
- a CDS encoding DUF3823 domain-containing protein, producing MKKRSLFILVLITSLCISCDLDNYEGPSAGLSGRFIDSETGELVEQDIVRGTVIQLTEHGYDPVAHQYLVVKNDGSYENSMLFENTYTVQPVRGNFVPVEPMEIYISTGTVQDFEVLPYLRIKNLDIQVTEQKIVATFNVEQNVINNISRLGLYLHTEPSVGEPIHSLSAEMNLGRTVDESETFTLEIDLVANSSLVDPDDRHFVRVGGLADAAEAKFNYASAQEVEL from the coding sequence ATGAAAAAAAGATCATTATTTATATTAGTCTTGATCACATCTTTGTGTATTTCATGTGATCTCGATAATTATGAAGGCCCTTCTGCAGGACTATCCGGCCGATTTATCGATTCGGAAACTGGAGAATTGGTGGAACAGGATATTGTTAGAGGGACAGTTATTCAGTTGACAGAACATGGCTATGATCCAGTGGCTCACCAATACTTGGTTGTTAAAAACGATGGTTCCTACGAAAATTCCATGCTGTTTGAAAATACCTATACCGTGCAGCCGGTTAGAGGGAATTTTGTACCAGTTGAACCCATGGAAATTTACATTTCAACAGGTACGGTACAGGACTTTGAAGTCTTACCTTATCTTCGGATCAAGAACCTGGACATTCAGGTGACGGAGCAAAAAATCGTCGCCACTTTCAATGTGGAACAGAACGTCATCAATAATATCAGTAGGCTTGGACTGTACCTGCATACAGAGCCTTCAGTGGGAGAGCCCATACATTCCCTTTCAGCAGAAATGAACTTGGGGCGTACAGTTGATGAAAGCGAGACCTTCACATTAGAAATAGATTTGGTGGCTAATAGCAGTCTGGTGGATCCTGATGACAGACATTTTGTACGGGTAGGAGGACTTGCGGATGCCGCCGAAGCCAAGTTTAATTACGCCAGTGCACAGGAGGTAGAGCTATGA
- a CDS encoding glycoside hydrolase family 71/99-like protein: protein MNRYPLTVILILLILVSLVCGCSAEESPEPEKVDPVPSKEKEYDETGLLYTSVEGLVMAGYQGWFGAEGDDSGRGWYHYQNQCGFMPGCSTIDMWPDMTAYSDKYTSPFVYADGSPAFLFSSFDESTIDLHFKWMKEYGIDGVYMQRFVAEVRPSNEKGKRHFDTVLEHALKAAKKYDRAICIMYDLSGATAEEVRGFVEQDFRELENKFGLFDNETNPTYLRHNGKPLVAVWGVGFNDNRPYDIEDASVMVEGLKGDDNRLSVMLGVPYRWRTLGDDTVDDTGLHDLIKDCDVIMPWAVGRYSSDNYANVAGQTLAGDVQWCSINGVDYIPLAFPGFSWGNMYAGNPYNAIRREKGDFFWKQVAGAKMSGASSLYIAMFDEIDEGTAIFKVSHEGDTPLNGDGKFIGIDPELQTDHYLWLAGEATKWFHGIAGYGAQQPER, encoded by the coding sequence ATGAACCGGTATCCACTTACGGTGATATTGATCCTGCTTATATTGGTTTCCTTGGTGTGTGGGTGCTCAGCAGAGGAGTCTCCTGAACCTGAAAAGGTAGATCCAGTGCCATCAAAGGAGAAAGAATATGATGAAACGGGTTTACTTTATACTTCTGTGGAAGGTTTGGTAATGGCTGGATACCAAGGCTGGTTTGGAGCGGAAGGTGACGATTCGGGAAGAGGCTGGTACCATTACCAAAACCAGTGCGGGTTCATGCCAGGGTGTTCCACTATTGACATGTGGCCGGATATGACAGCCTATTCGGATAAGTACACCAGCCCATTTGTATATGCTGATGGTTCCCCTGCTTTTCTCTTCAGCTCCTTCGATGAGAGTACCATTGATCTACATTTTAAGTGGATGAAGGAATATGGTATTGATGGGGTGTATATGCAGCGGTTTGTGGCCGAAGTACGACCTTCAAATGAAAAAGGAAAGCGGCATTTTGACACGGTATTGGAACACGCTTTGAAAGCGGCGAAAAAATACGATAGGGCCATCTGCATCATGTATGACCTCAGCGGTGCCACCGCTGAGGAAGTCAGGGGGTTTGTGGAGCAGGATTTCAGGGAGTTGGAGAACAAGTTTGGTTTATTCGATAATGAAACCAACCCGACATACCTGAGACATAATGGAAAGCCCCTCGTGGCCGTGTGGGGAGTGGGGTTCAATGATAACCGTCCTTATGATATTGAAGATGCCTCCGTCATGGTGGAAGGACTAAAAGGCGATGACAACAGGCTTTCGGTTATGCTGGGAGTTCCCTACCGATGGAGGACTTTGGGCGATGATACGGTGGATGACACCGGGCTACATGACCTGATCAAGGATTGCGATGTGATCATGCCGTGGGCAGTGGGACGGTACAGTTCTGACAATTACGCTAATGTGGCCGGGCAGACCCTGGCCGGAGATGTCCAATGGTGCTCAATAAATGGTGTCGACTACATCCCGCTGGCCTTTCCGGGCTTTAGTTGGGGAAATATGTATGCTGGTAATCCCTATAATGCCATTCGCAGGGAAAAGGGTGACTTCTTCTGGAAACAGGTGGCGGGTGCTAAAATGTCAGGCGCATCATCGCTGTACATAGCCATGTTTGATGAAATCGATGAGGGAACGGCCATCTTCAAGGTCAGCCATGAAGGCGATACTCCGCTCAATGGCGACGGTAAATTCATTGGAATCGACCCGGAATTGCAGACGGACCATTACTTATGGCTGGCAGGGGAAGCGACCAAATGGTTTCATGGGATTGCAGGATATGGAGCACAGCAACCTGAGCGATAA
- a CDS encoding glycoside hydrolase family 71/99-like protein yields MMGNKRLSAACRNVWCSAVLFLLVVHGSQGQSKHQKGTMYETYRGLVMAGYQGWFRVPEDGVMYPDEAKIRIDMWPETEEYEKTYPTGLKHADGSTARFFNSADKSTIDLHFQWMKDYGVDGVFMQRFFNTARQSANAKTANTIITNALEAASATERAIAVMYDLSGLKASGEDCSALIEDWKFLVDSLKVTAQEGKQTYLFHAGKPLVAIWGLGFPDRPYDIRDIGIARFIEFLKNDPVYGGCSIMLGVPTFWRTLEADCLPDPYLHELIKSADIVLPWMVQRFSPLLHNDMDRYRDLILGDLTWCARYGVDYVPSVYPGFSWHNLSRFEFPDDIKPVGSIPRQGGRFYWQQISTALSAGVGMLYVAMFDEVNEGTAIFKGSNNPPKGNTSQFIDMDGKPSDHYLFLTGEAAKVLRGEKELSFLMPDGTNR; encoded by the coding sequence ATGATGGGAAATAAAAGACTATCGGCCGCTTGTAGAAATGTTTGGTGTTCTGCTGTGCTTTTTCTTCTGGTGGTGCACGGCAGCCAAGGTCAGTCAAAACATCAAAAAGGAACCATGTATGAGACTTATCGGGGATTGGTAATGGCGGGCTATCAGGGATGGTTCAGGGTGCCCGAAGATGGTGTTATGTATCCCGACGAAGCAAAAATACGAATCGATATGTGGCCAGAAACAGAAGAGTACGAAAAGACCTATCCTACAGGATTAAAACATGCTGATGGCAGCACAGCACGTTTTTTTAATTCCGCGGATAAAAGCACCATAGACCTTCATTTCCAGTGGATGAAAGACTATGGAGTGGACGGGGTGTTCATGCAGCGTTTTTTCAATACGGCCAGGCAATCTGCCAACGCAAAAACAGCTAATACGATCATAACAAATGCACTGGAGGCAGCCTCAGCTACCGAAAGGGCTATTGCCGTCATGTATGACCTCTCTGGATTGAAAGCATCAGGCGAGGATTGCTCCGCATTGATAGAAGATTGGAAATTTTTGGTGGACTCACTCAAAGTCACTGCCCAAGAGGGCAAACAGACCTATCTGTTCCATGCGGGAAAGCCCTTGGTGGCTATTTGGGGACTTGGGTTCCCCGACCGGCCCTATGATATCAGGGATATAGGTATAGCAAGGTTTATTGAATTTCTGAAGAATGATCCTGTATATGGCGGCTGCAGCATTATGTTGGGAGTGCCCACCTTTTGGCGGACACTGGAAGCGGATTGTCTTCCGGATCCATACCTCCATGAGCTTATCAAATCAGCCGATATTGTCCTTCCATGGATGGTGCAACGATTTTCACCTTTGCTACACAATGATATGGACCGCTATCGTGACCTGATCTTGGGCGATTTGACTTGGTGTGCCAGGTACGGAGTGGATTATGTACCGAGTGTTTATCCCGGTTTTAGCTGGCATAATCTCAGCCGTTTCGAGTTTCCGGATGATATCAAGCCCGTGGGCTCCATTCCCCGGCAGGGGGGGAGATTTTATTGGCAGCAGATTTCTACCGCGCTCAGTGCAGGTGTAGGGATGCTTTATGTGGCGATGTTTGATGAGGTGAATGAGGGTACGGCCATTTTTAAAGGTTCAAATAACCCCCCCAAGGGAAATACATCACAGTTTATCGACATGGATGGTAAGCCATCAGACCATTACCTGTTTTTGACAGGGGAAGCAGCAAAAGTTCTTCGGGGTGAAAAGGAACTCAGCTTTTTGATGCCGGATGGGACCAATAGATAA
- a CDS encoding family 43 glycosylhydrolase: protein MNPFTKKINTFTLLLLTVSLWAYGQGKNPFITEIYTADPSAHVWEDGRLYVYASHDIAPPRGCDLMDRYHVFSTSDMINWVDHGEMLSSEEVSWGRREGGFMWAPDCAYKEGTYYFYFPHPSGDDWNNTWKIGIATSSEPASGFEVQGYIEGLESMIDPSVFIDDNGQAYFYYGGGGVCKGGKLKDNMREIDGAMQDMEGLVDFHEAAWVHKKDGVYYLSYSDNHDDGILHNRMRYATSDSPLGPWKHQGIYMEPTDSFTNHGSIVEFNGQWYAFYHNSSLSNHDWLRSICVDKLYYASDGSIKMIKQTNGLRF, encoded by the coding sequence ATGAATCCATTTACAAAAAAAATAAACACATTTACATTACTGCTACTTACAGTTTCCCTGTGGGCTTATGGGCAGGGAAAGAATCCATTTATCACGGAAATATATACGGCAGACCCCTCTGCACATGTATGGGAAGATGGCCGCTTATACGTCTACGCCAGTCATGATATTGCTCCGCCGAGGGGGTGTGACCTGATGGATAGGTACCATGTTTTCTCGACAAGCGATATGATAAACTGGGTGGACCATGGGGAAATGCTGAGCTCAGAGGAAGTAAGTTGGGGAAGGAGAGAGGGGGGATTTATGTGGGCACCGGACTGTGCCTACAAGGAAGGAACATATTATTTCTATTTTCCACATCCCAGTGGTGACGACTGGAACAATACCTGGAAGATCGGGATAGCCACCAGTAGCGAACCTGCTTCCGGATTTGAAGTACAGGGATACATTGAGGGACTGGAGTCCATGATCGATCCGAGTGTATTCATTGATGATAATGGACAGGCATACTTTTACTATGGTGGCGGAGGAGTCTGCAAGGGAGGTAAGCTGAAAGATAATATGAGAGAAATAGACGGGGCGATGCAGGACATGGAAGGACTGGTGGATTTTCATGAGGCCGCTTGGGTGCATAAAAAAGATGGTGTGTACTATTTGTCCTACTCGGATAATCACGATGATGGGATTCTGCATAACCGCATGAGGTATGCTACAAGTGACAGCCCTTTGGGGCCATGGAAACACCAGGGGATTTACATGGAACCCACAGACAGCTTTACAAACCACGGGTCAATCGTGGAATTTAATGGCCAATGGTATGCATTTTACCATAATAGCTCCTTATCTAATCATGACTGGCTACGGTCCATTTGTGTGGACAAACTGTATTATGCTTCAGATGGGTCAATCAAAATGATCAAACAGACCAACGGCCTACGCTTTTGA
- a CDS encoding GH92 family glycosyl hydrolase — MNIHLKKLLARFSLLSITLLYSSSCQDRTVSDSKGMTPVDLVNPYMGNISHMLVPTFPTVHLPNSLMRVYPERRDFTGDRLHGLPMMVTSHRGSSAFNLSFYQGNEEGITSVIDYSYDQEKLTPYSYNVFLDEAEIEVEFGLSHQSARYEITFTQNKPTHLILNSRNGKLKWDGQAVKGYQQIANGVKVYVYMKPDIPPLQVSGLNREDSLVSMDSESGARALVLHYDHSSLLAINYGISFIDERQAQRNQERELYGKNVEMLQQKGREIWNDALGKISVRGGTDKDQRVFYSSLYRCYERPVCISEDGRYFSAFDGQVHEDEGRPFYTDDWIWDSYRAHHPLRVLIDADKESDILHSFVTMAEQMDDFWLPTFPEITGDSRRMNSNHGVATIVDAYRKGVRGFNLESAYAASKGAITEKTLAPWSGSPAGQLDLFYKMKGYIPALYPDEEETIPEVSGFEKRQPVAVTLGTAYDEWCLAQMASDLAYDADYKHFLARSHNYRNLFNEETGFFHPKDQYGKFISPFDYRFSGGLGARNYYGENNGWTYRWDVQHNIADLIQLMGGSEQFVQNLDRTFQEPMGRGKSQFYGQLPDQTGNVGQFSMANEPSLHIPYLYTYAGQPWKTQKRIRSLVDTWFRNDLMGVPGDEDGGGMSAFVVFSQMGFYPVTPGMPMYVIGTPFFEHVKIDLGEGTILSIEAKNASKRNKYIQSAELNGKPLEKAWVTHEELLKGGKLVFEMGEKANKQWGSDPLLSPPSFDYW, encoded by the coding sequence ATGAATATCCATCTGAAAAAACTATTGGCTCGGTTTTCTTTGCTCAGTATTACACTTCTGTACTCTTCCTCATGCCAAGACCGCACAGTAAGTGATTCAAAAGGAATGACCCCTGTCGATCTGGTTAACCCGTATATGGGAAATATTAGCCATATGCTGGTGCCTACTTTTCCCACTGTACATCTGCCCAACAGTTTGATGCGGGTATATCCGGAGAGAAGAGATTTTACTGGGGATAGATTACATGGCTTGCCGATGATGGTGACCAGTCACCGAGGAAGTTCAGCATTTAACCTCAGCTTTTACCAAGGCAATGAAGAGGGGATCACATCAGTGATCGATTATAGCTATGATCAGGAGAAACTGACACCATATTCCTATAATGTGTTTTTGGATGAGGCAGAAATTGAGGTGGAATTTGGACTTTCTCACCAATCTGCACGGTATGAAATCACCTTTACACAGAATAAACCTACCCATCTAATCCTCAATTCCAGAAACGGAAAGTTAAAATGGGACGGACAGGCAGTAAAAGGCTACCAGCAGATAGCCAATGGAGTAAAAGTTTACGTATACATGAAACCGGACATACCCCCTTTACAAGTATCAGGTCTTAACCGGGAAGACAGTCTTGTAAGCATGGATTCGGAATCAGGCGCTAGGGCTTTGGTATTGCACTATGATCATAGTAGTTTGCTCGCTATCAACTATGGGATTTCATTTATTGATGAGCGGCAAGCCCAAAGAAACCAAGAAAGGGAGCTGTATGGCAAAAACGTAGAAATGCTACAGCAAAAAGGCAGAGAGATTTGGAACGATGCTTTGGGGAAAATCAGCGTAAGGGGAGGGACAGACAAGGATCAAAGGGTATTCTATTCATCCCTTTACAGATGTTATGAAAGACCTGTGTGTATTTCAGAAGACGGGCGGTATTTCAGTGCGTTCGACGGACAGGTACATGAAGACGAAGGTAGGCCTTTCTATACGGATGATTGGATATGGGATTCCTATCGAGCACACCATCCCTTGAGGGTGCTGATCGATGCCGACAAGGAAAGTGATATCCTGCATTCCTTTGTGACGATGGCAGAACAAATGGATGACTTCTGGCTACCTACGTTTCCGGAAATCACTGGAGACAGTCGCAGGATGAATTCAAATCATGGGGTAGCTACTATTGTTGATGCATATAGGAAAGGAGTGCGGGGATTCAACCTAGAAAGTGCTTATGCCGCATCCAAAGGGGCCATCACTGAGAAAACCCTTGCCCCTTGGTCCGGAAGTCCTGCTGGGCAGTTGGATTTGTTTTATAAAATGAAGGGGTATATTCCAGCATTGTATCCAGATGAAGAAGAGACCATTCCTGAGGTAAGTGGTTTTGAAAAACGTCAACCAGTAGCTGTAACCTTAGGGACGGCTTATGATGAATGGTGCTTGGCACAAATGGCGTCTGATTTAGCGTATGATGCCGATTATAAGCACTTTTTGGCTCGTTCGCACAATTATCGAAACTTATTTAATGAAGAAACTGGATTTTTTCACCCAAAGGACCAATATGGGAAATTTATTTCACCATTTGATTACAGGTTTTCGGGTGGCCTAGGTGCCCGTAATTATTACGGTGAAAACAATGGTTGGACCTATCGATGGGATGTGCAGCATAATATAGCAGACCTTATCCAGTTGATGGGTGGAAGTGAACAATTTGTGCAAAATCTGGACAGGACTTTCCAAGAGCCAATGGGTAGGGGGAAATCCCAATTTTATGGGCAGCTGCCCGATCAAACAGGGAATGTAGGGCAATTTTCAATGGCCAATGAACCTTCTCTGCATATTCCTTACCTATATACTTATGCGGGACAACCCTGGAAGACCCAAAAAAGGATCAGAAGTCTGGTGGATACTTGGTTTAGGAATGACCTGATGGGAGTGCCAGGGGATGAAGACGGCGGAGGAATGTCCGCATTTGTGGTGTTTTCTCAAATGGGATTTTATCCAGTGACTCCTGGTATGCCCATGTATGTAATTGGAACTCCGTTTTTTGAACATGTTAAGATTGATTTGGGAGAAGGAACAATACTGTCCATCGAAGCAAAAAATGCATCCAAGCGTAATAAATATATCCAATCTGCAGAATTAAATGGGAAACCCTTGGAAAAGGCATGGGTTACACACGAAGAACTGTTGAAAGGTGGTAAGCTGGTTTTTGAGATGGGAGAAAAAGCAAATAAACAGTGGGGTAGTGATCCTCTTTTATCCCCACCATCATTTGATTATTGGTAA
- a CDS encoding TonB-dependent receptor, with translation MKHFYTKRLILLICLIINYSLSYGQSTKITGTVYDENGVGLPGASVQLKGTGTGTATNVEGEFELLVPDKKSVLVFSFVGYQTQEVLVGTKTSIDIHMEMDSDLEEVVVTAYGEKQKKEAIVGSVASVQVEDLKIPSSNLTTSLAGQVAGVIAYQSSGQPGQDNANFFIRGVTTFGYKKDPLILIDNVELTATDLARLQVDDIASFSILKDASATALYGARGANGVILVSTKEGKVGKPKINVRFENSISQNVKSIDLAGPITYMNLENEATVTRDPLALPPHSQTKIINTKKTIENSPGSNRFVYPAVDWLDMLFKPRTSTQRLNMNVSGGGGVARYYVAASYNLDNGILKQDDRNNNDSNIKFQNYQLRSNINIDLTESTELVLRLSGTFNEYNGPLSANGSFATDLYNIAMHTSPVEFPAYYLPDSANLNTNHILFGNKGGNNQILYNNPYALLLRGHKNSSQSRMSAQLELNQEFDFITEGLSFRGIFNTNRYSFFESQMAYSPFYYNISTYDAQQDIYSLEWLNPNPIGNNVATEYLQYSPGPTSLNTYVYLQGALDYSRKFGESQVSSTLIGTRQQTLYANASELQNALPYRNLTFAGRGTYSFKSKYFAEVNFGYNGSERFDKSHRFGFFPTGGVGWVVSEERFFDPFKSFIDFMKLRASYGLVGNDAIGSQRFFYLSNVGFNQGPNFASFGTDNGYTRNGIQINNYANPNITWETSRQTNLAMELTLASNLDITAEFYKQYRYNILMGRSAIPSTMGLESQISANVGSVKSKGIDLNVDYKQNFASGAWASMRGNFTYATNKYDHYEEPQWEEDYRYLSGRQPVNWAIGYVAERLFVDDEEAANSPTQIFSTNGEAPKGGDIKYKDMNNDGIINHADQVFLGFPTVPEIVYGFGFSSGFKNFDLSVFFQGQSRVSFFIDPRRMSPFIPGPDQYVIGDSQLLQEWADSHWSEDNQDLYAAYPRFGTNIQDIENNLQASSWWLRDGSFLRLKSLEIGYTLPKSLLDKAYLSNCRFYFNGLNLFTFSHFDLWDPELGGNGFAYPIQKVFNVGVNVSL, from the coding sequence ATGAAACATTTTTACACAAAAAGACTGATCCTATTGATCTGTCTGATCATTAATTATTCTCTTTCATATGGACAGTCCACAAAAATAACCGGAACTGTATATGATGAAAATGGTGTAGGGCTCCCTGGAGCAAGTGTCCAACTCAAAGGAACAGGGACCGGTACGGCTACTAATGTAGAAGGAGAGTTTGAGCTACTTGTGCCTGATAAAAAAAGCGTTCTTGTTTTTTCTTTTGTTGGGTATCAGACCCAGGAGGTTTTGGTTGGGACCAAGACCAGTATCGATATCCATATGGAAATGGATTCGGACCTGGAGGAAGTCGTGGTAACTGCCTATGGCGAAAAACAAAAAAAGGAAGCTATTGTTGGTTCTGTTGCTTCGGTACAAGTTGAAGATCTTAAGATCCCTTCCTCAAATCTTACTACCTCACTGGCAGGCCAAGTGGCTGGTGTAATCGCCTATCAGAGTAGTGGTCAGCCAGGTCAGGATAATGCCAATTTCTTTATCAGAGGCGTAACTACCTTTGGTTATAAAAAGGATCCCCTGATCCTAATTGATAATGTTGAACTGACTGCCACTGATTTGGCTCGGCTTCAGGTGGATGATATTGCCAGCTTTTCAATATTAAAGGATGCCAGTGCTACAGCCCTATATGGTGCTCGTGGTGCAAACGGAGTTATTTTGGTCAGCACCAAGGAAGGTAAGGTGGGAAAGCCGAAAATCAATGTGCGTTTTGAGAATTCAATTTCCCAAAATGTGAAATCTATTGATTTGGCAGGTCCAATAACCTATATGAATCTTGAGAATGAGGCAACTGTAACCAGGGATCCTCTAGCTCTACCGCCACATTCGCAGACAAAAATAATCAATACAAAAAAGACGATTGAAAATTCTCCCGGAAGTAATCGTTTTGTGTACCCTGCAGTTGATTGGCTGGATATGCTGTTCAAACCTAGGACTTCTACCCAAAGGCTAAATATGAATGTAAGTGGTGGTGGAGGTGTGGCCAGGTATTATGTAGCTGCATCATATAACCTCGATAATGGAATCCTAAAACAGGATGATAGGAACAACAATGACAGTAATATCAAGTTTCAAAATTACCAATTAAGGTCCAATATCAATATCGACCTGACCGAATCCACAGAATTGGTGTTAAGGCTTTCTGGAACATTCAATGAATATAATGGTCCCTTAAGTGCCAATGGGTCTTTTGCAACTGACCTTTACAATATTGCAATGCATACCAGCCCTGTTGAGTTTCCGGCCTATTATCTTCCAGATTCAGCTAATCTGAATACCAATCACATCCTTTTTGGAAACAAGGGAGGCAATAACCAAATCCTGTATAACAATCCCTATGCTCTTTTGCTGAGAGGACATAAAAATTCTTCCCAGTCCAGAATGTCAGCCCAGTTGGAATTAAATCAGGAGTTTGACTTTATTACCGAAGGGTTAAGTTTCAGGGGAATATTCAATACCAACCGGTATTCCTTTTTTGAGTCTCAAATGGCATACTCCCCATTTTACTACAACATCAGCACATATGATGCCCAACAGGATATCTATAGCTTGGAATGGTTGAACCCTAATCCAATAGGCAATAATGTGGCCACAGAGTACCTCCAGTATTCACCTGGCCCAACCAGTTTAAATACTTACGTTTATTTACAGGGAGCACTGGATTATAGCCGGAAATTTGGAGAAAGTCAGGTTAGCTCAACCTTGATTGGAACACGACAACAAACACTTTATGCAAATGCTTCAGAGCTACAGAACGCCCTGCCTTATAGAAACCTAACCTTTGCAGGTAGGGGTACCTATTCTTTCAAAAGCAAATATTTCGCTGAAGTCAACTTTGGCTATAACGGTTCTGAACGCTTTGATAAATCCCATAGGTTTGGATTTTTTCCAACAGGGGGCGTTGGATGGGTGGTTTCAGAAGAACGTTTCTTTGATCCATTCAAGAGCTTTATTGATTTTATGAAGTTGAGAGCTAGTTATGGGCTAGTGGGTAATGATGCTATTGGTTCACAACGTTTCTTTTACCTTTCCAATGTTGGCTTCAACCAAGGTCCTAATTTTGCCTCCTTTGGAACTGATAATGGCTATACAAGAAATGGTATCCAGATTAATAATTATGCCAACCCGAACATAACCTGGGAAACTTCAAGGCAAACCAACCTTGCCATGGAATTGACGCTGGCTTCTAACCTGGACATAACAGCAGAATTTTACAAACAGTACAGGTATAATATTCTTATGGGGAGGTCTGCCATTCCTTCAACCATGGGGCTGGAGTCTCAGATTTCAGCTAATGTTGGATCAGTCAAATCCAAAGGCATAGACCTCAATGTAGACTATAAGCAGAATTTCGCTAGCGGGGCTTGGGCAAGCATGAGAGGAAATTTTACATATGCCACCAATAAGTATGATCATTATGAAGAGCCGCAATGGGAAGAGGATTACCGCTACCTTTCGGGCAGACAGCCTGTAAACTGGGCAATAGGATATGTGGCCGAACGGCTATTTGTCGATGATGAAGAAGCAGCAAATTCCCCAACACAAATTTTTTCGACAAACGGAGAAGCGCCTAAGGGCGGGGATATAAAATACAAAGACATGAATAATGATGGGATCATCAATCATGCCGACCAGGTCTTTTTGGGTTTTCCCACAGTTCCTGAAATTGTATATGGCTTTGGATTCTCATCAGGTTTCAAAAACTTTGATCTATCTGTGTTTTTTCAAGGCCAGTCGAGGGTTTCCTTCTTTATTGACCCTAGACGTATGAGCCCCTTTATTCCTGGTCCAGACCAATATGTAATTGGGGACAGCCAGTTGTTACAGGAGTGGGCAGATAGCCACTGGTCTGAAGATAATCAGGACCTATATGCTGCTTATCCTAGGTTTGGTACCAATATTCAGGATATAGAGAATAATCTTCAAGCAAGTAGTTGGTGGTTAAGAGATGGCAGTTTCCTACGTCTAAAATCCCTCGAAATTGGCTATACCTTACCCAAAAGCCTATTGGATAAGGCTTACCTCTCAAATTGTAGGTTTTATTTCAATGGGCTTAACCTATTTACCTTTAGTCATTTTGATCTGTGGGATCCGGAATTGGGGGGAAATGGATTTGCCTATCCCATCCAAAAGGTTTTTAACGTCGGTGTAAACGTGTCATTGTAA